Proteins found in one Hydrogenispora ethanolica genomic segment:
- the hypE gene encoding hydrogenase expression/formation protein HypE, giving the protein MNGKIRLAEGGGGEATASLIRELFWSRFRHPQLLRGNDAAVLEHAGGRLALTTDAFVVTPWRFPGGDIGRLAIAGTVNDLTMMGAAALGLTAAFIIEEGFDKSDLEQIAASMAAAAAEAGVDLVAGDTKVVRKGEADGIFITTTGVGTIAPGVRLGGELARPGDRVLVTGTLGDHGAAILLAREELGLSGALQSDVAPLNRLLLPLVGEYPGAIRVLRDPTRGGLATTLNEIARQSGVAIRLREAAIPVRPEVRGLTELLGLDPLYLANEGKALLVVAPEAADAILAALRRQPRGSRAAEVGEVLAGNAGLVSLVTASGGERIIPLGSGEQLPRIC; this is encoded by the coding sequence ATGAACGGCAAGATACGTTTGGCCGAGGGCGGCGGCGGGGAGGCCACCGCCAGTCTGATTCGGGAGCTTTTCTGGTCGCGCTTCCGCCACCCGCAACTGCTCCGGGGCAATGACGCGGCCGTGCTGGAACATGCCGGCGGCCGGCTGGCCCTGACTACCGACGCCTTTGTGGTCACGCCGTGGCGCTTCCCCGGCGGCGACATCGGGAGGCTGGCCATCGCCGGAACGGTGAACGATCTGACGATGATGGGCGCCGCCGCCCTGGGGCTCACCGCCGCCTTCATCATCGAGGAAGGGTTCGACAAAAGCGATCTGGAGCAGATCGCGGCTTCCATGGCGGCCGCCGCGGCGGAGGCCGGCGTGGACCTGGTGGCCGGGGATACCAAGGTGGTCCGGAAAGGCGAAGCCGACGGCATCTTCATCACCACCACCGGGGTGGGAACGATCGCTCCCGGGGTCCGGCTCGGCGGCGAACTGGCCCGGCCGGGGGACCGGGTGCTGGTCACCGGGACCCTCGGCGATCACGGCGCAGCGATTTTACTGGCTCGCGAGGAGTTGGGCCTCAGCGGCGCGCTGCAGAGCGACGTGGCGCCGTTGAACCGGCTGCTCCTGCCGCTGGTGGGCGAGTATCCCGGCGCCATCCGGGTGCTGCGCGATCCGACTCGGGGCGGCCTGGCCACGACGTTGAACGAGATCGCCCGGCAATCGGGGGTGGCGATCCGGCTCCGCGAAGCCGCCATTCCGGTCCGGCCGGAGGTGCGGGGCCTCACCGAACTGCTGGGGCTGGATCCGCTGTATTTGGCCAACGAGGGCAAGGCGCTCCTGGTGGTCGCCCCGGAGGCGGCCGACGCGATCCTGGCCGCGCTGCGCCGCCAGCCGCGCGGATCCCGGGCGGCGGAGGTGGGAGAGGTCCTGGCCGGGAACGCCGGCTTGGTGAGCCTGGTCACTGCTTCCGGGGGCGAACGGATCATTCCGCTGGGCAGCGGCGAGCAATTACCAAGAATTTGTTAG
- a CDS encoding TolB family protein — protein MKRIVLILLAWVMLGSGWAALAAPADRPWLVFGQRQGDRRTIYLAERDGSGLQTVATGKDLLVSLQGKHFLYVDGQKLYEYFPATKSSRLVRQFTEAKIIIQVISDEPDQAIVAGLNEYQTNWYILEFSDGSLRKIDNPAKNAGGSGGFPSPDQSAVAIVKSAFMDFRYGLTLKQNKKADWNLPANLTVLPDLRWSPDSKWLALYAKPFDSNLDGLYSLYVLDVAKRQLKLVQEKSFAVLFFNLLQAGPFTPDWSSDSKTLLYSYQPYGTSGRTGIYQYQVETGQKTALVQGDGRNEAPLWAPDDRSIAFISTRDTGEEQLYVMDNRGGAIRRISPAQGTTEWAKWYQPK, from the coding sequence ATGAAACGGATCGTTTTGATCCTATTGGCCTGGGTCATGCTGGGCAGCGGATGGGCCGCGCTCGCGGCGCCGGCCGACCGGCCCTGGCTCGTCTTTGGGCAGCGCCAGGGGGACCGGCGTACCATCTATCTGGCGGAACGGGACGGCTCGGGTCTGCAGACGGTGGCCACCGGCAAGGACCTCCTCGTCTCGCTTCAGGGCAAGCATTTTTTGTATGTGGACGGCCAGAAGCTGTACGAGTATTTTCCGGCCACCAAAAGCTCGCGTTTGGTGCGCCAGTTCACTGAGGCGAAGATTATCATCCAGGTGATCTCCGACGAACCGGACCAGGCCATCGTGGCCGGTTTGAATGAATATCAGACCAACTGGTATATCCTGGAGTTCTCCGACGGCAGCCTGCGCAAGATCGACAATCCGGCCAAAAACGCCGGCGGCAGCGGCGGTTTCCCCAGCCCCGACCAGTCGGCGGTGGCCATCGTCAAATCGGCCTTTATGGATTTCCGCTATGGCCTGACGTTGAAACAGAATAAGAAAGCCGATTGGAACCTGCCGGCCAATCTGACGGTGCTCCCCGATCTGCGGTGGTCGCCCGACTCCAAATGGCTGGCCTTGTACGCCAAACCCTTTGACAGCAACCTCGACGGGCTTTATTCGCTCTATGTGCTGGATGTGGCGAAACGCCAATTAAAGCTGGTCCAGGAGAAATCCTTTGCCGTGCTCTTCTTCAACCTGCTCCAGGCCGGTCCGTTTACCCCGGATTGGTCCAGCGACAGCAAGACCTTGCTCTATTCGTATCAGCCCTACGGCACCTCGGGTCGGACCGGCATCTACCAGTACCAGGTGGAGACCGGCCAGAAGACCGCGCTGGTTCAGGGGGACGGCAGGAATGAAGCGCCGCTGTGGGCGCCCGATGACCGGAGCATCGCCTTTATCTCCACCCGCGATACCGGGGAAGAACAGCTTTATGTGATGGACAACCGCGGCGGGGCGATCCGGCGGATCTCTCCCGCGCAAGGGACCACGGAATGGGCGAAGTGGTATCAACCCAAATGA
- a CDS encoding pyridoxamine 5'-phosphate oxidase family protein has translation MPQKQLTQEEAIAFLAGETLGHLATVDAGGAPYITPLHYLYHEGVLYFHCAATGRKLENIAANPRVCFAVDRIDKAVFRENACQCSTRYTSVLVFGTAELVTEVPRKAALLQIFTEKLAGGRSFPPIPAAAAAACTVVAIRIEAVHGKRNVDPEPPQP, from the coding sequence ATGCCCCAAAAACAGCTGACCCAGGAGGAAGCGATCGCTTTTTTGGCCGGGGAGACGCTGGGACACCTGGCGACCGTCGACGCCGGCGGCGCCCCCTATATCACCCCTTTGCACTATCTTTACCATGAAGGGGTGCTCTATTTTCATTGCGCCGCCACCGGCCGCAAGCTGGAGAATATCGCGGCCAACCCCCGGGTCTGCTTCGCGGTGGACCGCATCGACAAGGCGGTGTTCCGCGAGAACGCTTGCCAATGTTCGACCCGTTACACCTCGGTGCTGGTTTTCGGCACGGCGGAGCTCGTCACGGAGGTCCCCCGCAAGGCCGCCTTGCTTCAAATCTTCACCGAAAAGCTGGCCGGAGGGCGTTCCTTTCCGCCGATTCCCGCCGCTGCCGCCGCCGCTTGCACCGTCGTGGCGATTCGAATCGAAGCGGTCCATGGCAAGCGGAACGTGGATCCGGAACCGCCGCAACCATAA
- a CDS encoding glutaredoxin family protein, producing MDENVTVYTTPTCPWCNKVKSYLSEKGVSYQEVDVAADDSAAQKLYDLTGQLSVPVITKGEQVVVGFNQAQLDKIIH from the coding sequence ATGGATGAGAATGTAACGGTCTATACCACTCCGACCTGCCCCTGGTGCAACAAGGTCAAATCGTATCTGAGCGAAAAAGGTGTCTCCTACCAGGAGGTCGATGTCGCGGCCGACGATTCGGCCGCGCAGAAGCTTTACGATCTGACCGGGCAGCTCAGTGTGCCGGTGATCACCAAGGGCGAACAAGTGGTGGTCGGTTTCAACCAAGCGCAGCTCGACAAGATCATTCATTAG
- a CDS encoding NAD(P)/FAD-dependent oxidoreductase: MDYDLIIVGAGPAGMTAGVFAARKGLKTAIVTKDVGGQVNWTTDIENYMGFQEIDGQALMEKFEIQVKELQLEEKLTPVQGIQRDGEGFRVRTEAGEELRGRAVLVCSGKRPRTLNVPGEVEFRNKGVSYCSTCDGPLFKNKPVAVVGGGNSAAKSALDLANYATEIHLISMTPLTADAILVERLNGNPKVKQHIEHTVTEIRGGPTVNRVLVEAVRSKERFEIPVQGVFIEIGLEPNVDFLGDLVERNEAGEVKIDCCCRTNVAGLYAAGDVSSVPEKQIIVAAGEGAKAAIIAWEDLLHAREPALVH, translated from the coding sequence ATGGATTATGATCTGATAATCGTCGGAGCCGGTCCGGCCGGCATGACCGCGGGGGTCTTCGCGGCCCGCAAGGGGCTGAAGACCGCCATCGTGACCAAGGATGTCGGAGGCCAGGTCAATTGGACCACCGATATCGAAAACTACATGGGGTTTCAGGAGATCGACGGTCAAGCCCTGATGGAGAAGTTTGAGATCCAGGTCAAGGAGCTGCAGCTGGAGGAGAAGCTGACTCCCGTCCAGGGCATTCAGCGGGACGGGGAGGGCTTCCGGGTCAGGACCGAGGCCGGGGAGGAGTTGCGCGGCCGGGCGGTGCTGGTCTGCTCCGGCAAACGTCCCCGGACGCTGAATGTCCCGGGCGAGGTGGAGTTCAGAAACAAAGGGGTCAGCTACTGCTCGACCTGCGACGGGCCGCTCTTCAAGAATAAGCCCGTGGCGGTGGTGGGCGGCGGCAATTCCGCCGCCAAGTCGGCGCTGGATCTGGCCAACTACGCCACGGAGATCCATCTGATCTCCATGACTCCGCTGACGGCCGATGCCATCCTGGTGGAGCGGCTGAATGGGAATCCCAAAGTGAAGCAGCATATCGAGCACACGGTAACCGAGATCCGGGGCGGCCCGACCGTGAACCGGGTGCTGGTGGAGGCGGTCCGGAGCAAGGAGCGTTTCGAAATCCCGGTGCAAGGGGTCTTCATCGAGATCGGCCTGGAGCCCAATGTGGATTTCCTGGGCGATCTGGTGGAGCGGAACGAGGCCGGAGAGGTCAAGATCGACTGCTGCTGCCGGACCAATGTGGCGGGATTGTATGCCGCCGGGGATGTGAGCTCGGTGCCGGAGAAGCAGATCATCGTGGCCGCCGGGGAGGGGGCCAAGGCGGCGATCATCGCCTGGGAGGATCTATTGCACGCCCGGGAACCGGCCCTGGTCCATTGA
- a CDS encoding winged helix-turn-helix domain-containing protein, which produces MLCDHCIKQLAARLDRPCGLILIALQRESLNREQLKTKTELSYSTTQTALRRLEGAGLIDGVEVGRSRVYCLSSAGRRFFALYREQKGGSRIC; this is translated from the coding sequence ATGCTCTGTGACCATTGTATCAAGCAACTGGCGGCAAGGCTTGATCGTCCCTGCGGATTGATCCTCATTGCATTGCAGCGGGAAAGCTTGAACCGGGAACAGCTTAAAACAAAAACCGAACTCTCCTATTCCACCACCCAAACCGCCCTCCGCCGCTTGGAAGGGGCCGGGCTGATCGACGGCGTCGAGGTCGGCCGCAGCCGGGTCTATTGCCTGTCCAGCGCCGGACGGCGGTTTTTCGCGCTGTACCGGGAACAGAAAGGAGGCTCACGCATTTGTTGA
- a CDS encoding aspartate/glutamate racemase family protein has product MSNPLIGILAGMGPRSTAPFLEAVYDQCQLQYGAKYDIDYPPLLVYSLPTPFYLDRPLDHAALQAAILAGLRQLESAGVSFIAMPCNTAHRYFEPLQRAIGVPLLNIVAEALRDLPSGPRRVALFATPSTLEAGVYQAGLAAAGHPWLHEPEWQERVTALIGMIKARAERGAVLEAWRGLTAAVRGAGADTAILACTDLSPLKPETPSGLLALDSGEALAKAVIARYLSLRRE; this is encoded by the coding sequence ATGTCCAATCCGCTCATCGGCATCCTCGCCGGCATGGGGCCGCGTTCGACCGCCCCGTTCCTGGAGGCGGTCTACGACCAATGCCAGCTTCAATACGGCGCGAAGTACGATATCGACTATCCGCCGCTGCTCGTCTATTCGTTGCCGACCCCGTTCTACCTGGACCGGCCGCTCGACCATGCGGCGCTCCAGGCGGCGATTCTCGCCGGACTGCGCCAGCTGGAGTCGGCCGGGGTCAGCTTCATCGCCATGCCCTGCAATACCGCCCACCGTTACTTCGAACCCTTGCAGCGGGCGATCGGCGTTCCGTTATTGAACATCGTCGCCGAGGCGCTCCGCGATCTGCCGTCCGGGCCGCGGCGGGTGGCGCTTTTCGCGACCCCGTCCACGCTGGAGGCTGGGGTGTACCAGGCGGGACTGGCCGCCGCCGGCCATCCATGGCTTCATGAGCCGGAGTGGCAGGAGCGGGTCACCGCGCTTATCGGGATGATCAAGGCCCGGGCGGAGCGCGGGGCCGTTCTGGAAGCATGGCGCGGGTTGACTGCGGCGGTGCGGGGAGCCGGGGCCGATACCGCGATTCTGGCCTGCACCGATCTGAGCCCGTTGAAGCCGGAGACCCCATCCGGGCTGCTGGCGCTGGATTCGGGGGAGGCTCTGGCCAAAGCGGTGATCGCCCGCTATTTGAGCCTGCGCCGGGAATAA
- a CDS encoding site-2 protease family protein yields MFDFDLRQTLLTLPAILFGLCFHEFSHGYAAYKLGDPTPKEQGRLTLNPLTHVDPIGFLLLLIAHFGWAKPVQINPEAFKHPKRDEILVALAGPAANLLTAFVFAVLVKLAIDLRWYAIPTYGAPLMTILIYFIQINLVLAFFNLLPFPPLDGSHLFMVLLPDRWQSLKWNLYRYGSLFLLVIILLQYYTPIHLLQPLSAAVQAVYKGFFQLLGVR; encoded by the coding sequence TTGTTCGATTTTGACCTGCGTCAGACGCTGTTAACACTGCCGGCGATCCTGTTCGGCCTGTGCTTTCACGAGTTCAGCCACGGTTATGCCGCCTACAAACTGGGGGATCCCACCCCCAAGGAACAGGGCCGCCTGACCTTGAATCCGCTGACCCATGTGGACCCCATCGGTTTCCTGCTGCTGTTGATCGCCCATTTCGGCTGGGCCAAGCCGGTGCAGATCAACCCGGAAGCCTTCAAGCACCCCAAACGGGACGAGATCCTGGTGGCGCTGGCCGGCCCCGCCGCCAACCTGCTGACCGCCTTCGTTTTCGCGGTCCTGGTCAAGCTGGCCATCGATCTGCGCTGGTACGCCATACCGACCTATGGCGCGCCGCTGATGACCATCCTGATCTATTTCATCCAGATCAACCTGGTCCTGGCCTTCTTCAACCTGTTGCCTTTCCCGCCGCTGGACGGCTCGCACCTTTTCATGGTGTTGCTGCCGGACCGCTGGCAATCCTTGAAGTGGAACCTCTATCGCTACGGCAGCCTGTTTTTGCTGGTCATCATTCTGCTGCAGTATTACACGCCGATCCACCTGCTGCAGCCGCTTAGCGCGGCGGTTCAGGCGGTTTACAAGGGCTTTTTTCAATTGTTGGGCGTCCGGTAG
- a CDS encoding family 78 glycoside hydrolase catalytic domain, producing the protein MEKEWTAKWIMDPRFAGLAPLDLLHKQLAPVRLPEHRPELQNHHMLVRKTFDWVQRPGAAAFLEITADDYYKLYINGRFVGQGPAPGYAWHYFYNRYEVTPYLRDGRNVIAAHLYYQGLINRVWNSGDYRQGMLAELWSGDRLLLATDRSWKYRIAREFTGRETFGYETQFVEEIDSRLRERGWLEPDFDDRHWEEPHENRADDHRLVLQETPPLQVYPVRPAGVRELGPGHYLLDFGREITGQFVMAARGAAGQTVEIRQGEELEAGGERVRYQLRCNCNYRDRWILSGAPDAWEPYDYKAFRYVELMAPAGVLRPESFAAIVRHYPLDETKCRFGSSDPLLNGIWSICAQGVRCGAQEVFVDCPSREKGQYLGDATITSHAHMYLSGDLRLTGKLLGDFARSARICPGLMAVAPGGFMQEIADFSLQWPLQLLQYYRQSGDLELLREMAPVAEGVLQYFRRFQRPDGLLENVKEKWNLVDWPENLRDGYDFDLSQPVVGDGCHNVINAFFCGTVKTVNTIRELLGIAYQDEFPALREAFIRAFYRPDLKLLADSTVSGHTALHANSIALFFDLVPAEARESVVDLIRRKGMSCGVHNAYFLLKGLAGIGRHELVYQLLTADGEHSWANMLREGATACFEAWGKEQKWNTSLCHPWASAPIPVLIEDIAGLKPARPGWSEAFFTPHIPAGLKYLAIEFQTVRGRFRMVARDGRAELEAPPGVRIVGSDRK; encoded by the coding sequence ATGGAGAAAGAATGGACTGCAAAATGGATTATGGACCCCCGCTTCGCCGGGCTGGCTCCGCTCGATCTGTTGCATAAACAGTTGGCCCCGGTCCGGCTGCCGGAGCACCGCCCGGAGCTGCAAAACCACCATATGCTCGTACGAAAGACATTTGATTGGGTGCAGCGGCCGGGGGCGGCGGCCTTCCTGGAGATTACGGCCGACGATTATTACAAGCTCTACATCAACGGCCGCTTTGTCGGCCAGGGCCCGGCGCCGGGATACGCCTGGCATTATTTTTATAACCGCTACGAGGTGACCCCCTACCTCCGGGACGGCCGGAACGTCATCGCCGCGCACCTCTATTATCAGGGACTGATCAACCGGGTCTGGAACAGCGGCGACTACCGCCAGGGCATGCTGGCGGAGTTATGGAGCGGGGACCGCTTGCTGCTGGCGACCGACCGGTCCTGGAAATACCGCATCGCCCGGGAATTCACCGGCCGGGAGACTTTCGGCTACGAGACGCAGTTCGTCGAGGAGATCGACAGCCGGCTCCGGGAGCGCGGCTGGCTGGAGCCGGACTTTGACGACCGGCATTGGGAGGAGCCTCATGAAAACCGCGCCGACGACCACCGGCTGGTGCTGCAAGAGACGCCGCCGCTCCAGGTCTATCCGGTGCGGCCGGCCGGGGTCCGCGAGCTCGGCCCCGGCCATTACCTGCTCGATTTCGGGCGGGAGATCACCGGCCAGTTCGTGATGGCGGCCCGGGGCGCCGCCGGCCAGACGGTCGAGATTCGCCAGGGCGAGGAGCTGGAAGCCGGCGGCGAGCGGGTCCGCTACCAGCTGCGTTGCAATTGCAATTACCGCGACCGATGGATCTTATCGGGCGCGCCCGACGCCTGGGAACCCTATGATTACAAGGCCTTCCGCTATGTGGAGCTGATGGCGCCGGCCGGAGTCCTGCGGCCGGAGAGCTTCGCCGCGATCGTCCGGCACTATCCGCTCGATGAGACGAAGTGCCGGTTCGGCTCCTCGGACCCGCTGCTCAACGGCATCTGGAGCATCTGCGCCCAGGGGGTCCGCTGCGGCGCGCAGGAAGTCTTCGTGGACTGCCCGAGCCGGGAGAAAGGGCAGTATCTGGGGGACGCCACCATTACCAGCCACGCCCATATGTATCTCAGCGGCGACCTCCGCCTGACTGGGAAGCTGCTGGGCGACTTCGCCCGGTCGGCCCGGATCTGCCCGGGCCTGATGGCGGTGGCGCCGGGCGGCTTCATGCAGGAGATCGCCGACTTTTCCCTGCAATGGCCGTTGCAACTGCTCCAGTATTACCGGCAAAGCGGCGATCTGGAGTTGCTGCGGGAGATGGCGCCGGTGGCCGAAGGGGTGCTGCAATACTTCCGGCGCTTCCAAAGGCCCGATGGCCTGCTGGAGAACGTGAAGGAGAAATGGAACCTGGTGGATTGGCCGGAGAACCTGCGGGACGGTTATGATTTCGACCTGTCGCAGCCAGTGGTCGGAGACGGCTGCCACAATGTGATCAACGCCTTTTTCTGCGGCACCGTCAAGACGGTCAACACCATCCGGGAGCTCCTGGGCATCGCCTATCAGGACGAGTTCCCGGCGTTGCGGGAGGCTTTCATCCGGGCGTTTTACCGGCCCGATCTGAAATTGCTGGCCGATTCCACGGTTTCCGGCCATACCGCCCTGCACGCCAACTCGATCGCCCTATTCTTCGACCTGGTCCCGGCGGAGGCCCGGGAGAGCGTGGTGGACCTAATCCGGCGCAAGGGAATGAGCTGCGGGGTGCATAACGCCTATTTCCTCCTGAAAGGGCTGGCGGGGATCGGCCGGCATGAGCTGGTCTATCAACTGCTCACCGCCGACGGCGAGCATTCCTGGGCCAACATGCTGCGCGAGGGGGCCACCGCCTGCTTCGAAGCCTGGGGGAAGGAGCAGAAATGGAACACCAGCCTCTGCCACCCCTGGGCCAGCGCGCCCATTCCGGTCCTGATCGAGGATATCGCCGGTTTGAAACCGGCCCGGCCCGGCTGGAGCGAGGCGTTTTTTACGCCCCATATTCCGGCGGGACTGAAATACCTGGCGATCGAGTTTCAGACGGTCCGGGGGAGATTCCGGATGGTGGCCCGGGACGGCCGGGCGGAGCTGGAGGCCCCGCCCGGCGTGCGGATTGTCGGCTCCGACCGGAAGTGA
- a CDS encoding ABC transporter substrate-binding protein, producing MQKSFIKKTRVRLWMAVALLIAGLAWGTTYAAAPKVKIKVWTMNRHDAEYMTAMVNQFNKQNKDNIEIVYQIFTDNYQQTLDLAYATGEAPDVFMDATGVYEKRLPAGDLAALDSYLTPAFKKRFGNGAFLDGINMEKGSIYSLPAIGTTPRLIYNKSIFKRAGIKSPPRTVAEMARDAKLISTKLSKEGIFGYAQNFKNPTQALSRSVDYIMMRSGGVREGYDFKTGKFDFTGYKPILQAYKEIFSSNGAFPGCESLDIDPLRTQFAAGKIGMYISWTHSEPGVYQNQFPTKEAWDMAPLPTIRGVKGSNRINLAGRFWLMNSKTKSPKDAWKVMEFLYSDSLLGGYYERGLGLVMVPSAVKKAKKPETVQKWPAIQFDKHDKIWPNIPLNVRPEGKDMYQVFAEIIFGATDLDRGLADLNARYNQAFDKAVSEHKSTRIVYPNFNPAEPGKVFQK from the coding sequence TTGCAGAAGAGTTTCATAAAAAAAACCCGGGTCCGTTTATGGATGGCCGTGGCGCTGCTCATCGCCGGGTTGGCCTGGGGGACGACCTACGCCGCGGCTCCGAAGGTGAAGATCAAAGTCTGGACCATGAACCGGCACGACGCGGAGTATATGACGGCCATGGTGAATCAGTTCAACAAGCAAAACAAGGATAACATCGAGATCGTGTACCAGATCTTCACCGACAACTATCAGCAGACCCTGGATCTGGCCTATGCCACCGGCGAAGCGCCCGACGTATTCATGGACGCCACCGGGGTGTATGAGAAACGGCTTCCCGCCGGCGATCTGGCCGCGCTGGATTCCTATCTGACCCCGGCCTTTAAGAAACGGTTCGGCAACGGAGCATTTCTCGACGGAATCAACATGGAGAAAGGCAGCATCTATTCCCTGCCGGCTATCGGGACCACGCCGCGGCTGATCTATAATAAAAGCATCTTTAAGCGGGCGGGGATCAAGTCGCCTCCCCGGACCGTGGCGGAGATGGCTAGGGACGCCAAATTGATCAGCACCAAGCTGAGCAAAGAGGGGATCTTCGGCTATGCCCAGAATTTCAAGAACCCGACCCAGGCCCTGTCGCGCTCGGTCGATTACATCATGATGCGGAGCGGCGGCGTTCGGGAGGGGTACGACTTCAAGACCGGCAAATTCGACTTTACGGGATATAAGCCGATCCTGCAGGCCTATAAAGAGATCTTCAGCTCCAACGGCGCCTTCCCGGGCTGCGAATCGCTGGATATCGACCCGTTGCGGACCCAATTCGCCGCGGGCAAGATCGGGATGTATATCTCCTGGACCCACTCCGAGCCGGGAGTCTATCAAAACCAGTTCCCCACCAAAGAAGCCTGGGATATGGCGCCCTTGCCCACCATCAGAGGGGTCAAAGGCTCCAACCGGATCAACCTGGCGGGCCGTTTTTGGCTGATGAACAGCAAGACCAAGTCTCCCAAAGACGCCTGGAAGGTGATGGAGTTCCTGTACAGCGATTCGTTGCTGGGCGGTTATTACGAGCGCGGCTTGGGCCTGGTGATGGTCCCCTCCGCGGTGAAAAAGGCCAAAAAACCGGAGACGGTCCAAAAATGGCCGGCCATCCAATTCGACAAGCACGACAAGATCTGGCCAAATATCCCGCTCAATGTGCGGCCCGAGGGGAAAGACATGTATCAGGTCTTCGCCGAGATCATCTTCGGCGCCACGGACCTCGACCGGGGCCTCGCCGACCTCAACGCCCGATATAATCAAGCCTTTGACAAGGCGGTCAGCGAGCATAAGAGCACCCGCATCGTCTATCCGAATTTCAATCCCGCCGAACCGGGCAAGGTCTTCCAGAAGTAA
- a CDS encoding carbohydrate ABC transporter permease, whose translation MASIQQFKRNHQIYLMLTPNLLIFLALTIYPVIWALQYMFFSYDGINAAKFVGFDNFIRLFTRDDVFWRSVVNTLVYVGGKLVLTLPPAFILAVILNRKFRGQGLLQGIMFSPTIMSTAVMALMFYLIFNVYNGVLNHLLVATGLIQVPINWLGKDLAMLTCVMVGAWGGIGNYMIYFLAGLQSIPKEIYESAELDGVNGFQRMVHITIPMMGPILQVILMLSIIIAFQDMQSIMVLTEGGPFSATQVMFLYIYQLYFPISASANTLVNSDFGYGAAVSIVAAAIIGVVTCVYLYCSRKLDY comes from the coding sequence ATGGCATCCATCCAACAATTCAAGCGCAATCACCAAATTTATCTCATGCTGACCCCGAATCTGCTGATCTTCCTGGCCTTGACGATCTATCCGGTGATCTGGGCCCTGCAGTACATGTTTTTCAGCTACGACGGGATCAACGCCGCCAAATTCGTGGGTTTCGACAATTTCATCCGCCTGTTCACCCGGGATGACGTCTTCTGGCGCTCGGTCGTTAACACCCTGGTGTATGTCGGCGGCAAGCTGGTCTTGACGCTGCCCCCCGCCTTCATCCTGGCGGTGATCCTCAACCGGAAATTCAGGGGCCAGGGGTTGCTCCAGGGGATCATGTTCAGCCCGACCATCATGAGCACGGCGGTGATGGCCCTGATGTTTTACCTGATCTTCAATGTCTATAATGGCGTGCTCAACCATTTGCTGGTGGCCACGGGCCTGATCCAGGTGCCCATCAACTGGCTGGGCAAGGATCTGGCCATGTTGACCTGCGTTATGGTGGGGGCCTGGGGCGGCATCGGCAATTACATGATCTATTTTCTGGCGGGGTTGCAGAGCATCCCGAAGGAGATTTATGAAAGCGCGGAGTTGGATGGGGTAAACGGTTTCCAGCGGATGGTCCACATCACGATTCCGATGATGGGCCCGATCCTGCAGGTCATTTTGATGCTGTCGATCATCATCGCCTTTCAGGACATGCAAAGCATCATGGTCCTCACCGAGGGCGGCCCTTTCTCAGCCACCCAAGTGATGTTCCTGTACATTTATCAGTTGTACTTTCCGATCTCGGCGTCAGCCAATACGCTGGTGAATTCGGACTTTGGCTATGGCGCGGCCGTCAGTATCGTCGCCGCCGCGATTATCGGGGTCGTAACCTGCGTCTATCTTTACTGCTCGCGCAAGTTAGATTATTAA